The Stenotrophomonas sp. ASS1 genome segment GCTGGCTGGAGTGCCCAGCCTAGTCCGGTGGTTTCCCGTCGCAAGCGCTGCCGGCGTCGCGGCCTGCCCTACCCCTGCACGCTGCTCAGTGACCCGTGCAGACTGCCTGCGCCGCACGTTCACGCTGGTGTTCCCAGTACCAGAACACGAAACCAGCACCGAAGAACGCAGCCTGGCCCAAGGCCAGGTGCAGCGGGCTGGCGCTCAGCAGCGGCGATACCACGCCGGCCACCACGGTGCTGATCATCAGCTGCACGAAGGCCTGCAGCGACGAGGCCAGGCCGCGCTGGTGCGGGTACATGTCCAGCACCGCCAGCGCCAGGATCGGGAAGATCAGCGCCATGCCCATGCCGCCCAGGAAGATCGGCAGCACCGCCCACGGCAGCACGAACTGCGGGGCCAGCGCCACGTAGCCGACGTTCAACAGCACCGACAGCGCGCACAGGCCGAAACCGATGGCGACCTGGCGGGTAGGCGTGGTGTGCCCGGCCATGCGCCCAGACAGGTACGAGCCGGTGGTCATGCCGCCGATGGTGGGGATGAACAGCCAGGCGAAGCCGCCCTCGCCCAGATGCAGGTGCTGCATCACGAACACCGGCGCCGAGGAGATGTACAGGAAGATGCCACCGAAGCCGATGCTGCCGGCCAGCGCCAGGCGCAGGAAGCGCGGGTTGAAGCCGATGCGCAGGTAATCACGCATCAACGTGCGCGGCGACAACGGCACGCGCGCTTCAACCGGATGGGTCTCCGGCAGGTAGCGCGCAGTGGCCGCCAGCAGGACCAGCCCGAACACCACCAGGAACCAGAAGATCAGCGGCCAGCCGGCGCCACTGAGCAGGATCCAGCCACCGATGATCGGTGCGATGGCCGGGGCGATGCCGAACAGCATCGACACCTGGCTCATCAGGCGCTGCGCGTCGTGGCCATGGTAGAGATCGCGGATCACCGCTCGGCCGACGATCATGCCGACACCTGCCGACAGGCCCTGCAGTGCGCGGAAGCCCAGCAGCGTGGTCAGGTCAGTGGACAGCGCACAGCCGACCGAGGCGCCGACGAACACCACCAGGCCGCCGAGGATCACCCGCTTGCGGCCCCAGGCATCGGACAGCGGGCCGTGCGCCAGGCTCATCAGGCCGTAGAACAGCAGGTACACGCTGATGGTCTGTTGCACCGCCACTTCGTCCACCGCCAAGCGCTGGGCCAGCTGCGGGAACGCCGGGAAGATGGTGTCGATCGAGAACGGACCGAACATGGCCAGACCGGCGAGCAGCAGGGCCATGCGGCGGGTGGAGGGAGCAACAGCGGCGGTCATGGGGAAGGCGTCCGGCAGGGCCATGCGCGGCACGCACGGCGGGCGCCGGTCCCCTTCTGCAGGGACGGCGCCAGATGAATTCGGGTATCCGCCCATCATAGGTGGGGATTGCGACCGATGCCATGCAGCTGTGCACAAAACGCACGGCCGGGCCATCGGCCATTCAGGCGCGGCGGCCATGCCTGGAGGCGGCCGGCGGGCTCGCAACGGGCTATAATCAGCGGGCAACACGGTGGGAGAAGCGGAACACCGCTGCCGAAGGCGCAACGCCCGTAATCGCTCAGGCCCGATACCACCCGTAACAGAACTCTGGAGAGACCGGTTCGATCCGGCGCCGAAGGGGCACGAAGCTGCGGTCCGCCGCGCTTTTAAACTCTCAGGCAAAAGGACAGAGGGGCGCCCCGCAGACCGCCGACCGGCGGCTTGTGCCCGTGCGTGTGCCCTTTCCTGACGGATCCTTCGCCATGTCCCAGAACACCCCTTCCCTGCGTGAGCTCGAGCACCACAATGCGTTCGTCGAGCGCCACATCGGCCCCAACGACGCCGAGATCGCGCAGATGCTCGATGTCGTCGGCCACGCGTCGCTGGATGGCATGACCGATGCCATCGTACCGGCCAAGATCAAGTCGCCGGTGCCGCTGGCGCTGCCGGAGTCGATGACCGAAGTGCAGGCACTGGCGAAGATCCGTGCGATCGCCGACAAGAACACCGTGCTGCGCAGCTTCATCGGCCAGGGCTACTACGGTACCCACACGCCGAACGTGATCCTGCGCAACATCCTGGAAAACCCGGCCTGGTACACCGCCTACACCCCGTACCAGGCGGAAATCTCGCAGGGCCGCATGGAAGCGCTGATCAACTTCCAGACCCTGTGCGCCGACCTCACCGGCATGGAAATCGCCAACGCCTCGCTGCTGGACGAAGCCACTGCCGCCGCCGAAGCGATGACCCTGGCCAAGCGTTCGGCCAAGTCGAAGTCGGACACCTTCTTCGTGCACGACGCCGTGCACCCGCAGACGCTGGAACTGCTGCGCACGCGTGCCGAACCGATGGGCATCGTGCTGCGCGTGGGCACCCCGGCCGAAGCGCTGGAAGCGGAAGCCTTCGGCCTGCTGCTGCAGTACCCGGACACCTTCGGCCAGGTCGGCGACTACAAGGCGCTGGTCGATGCCGTGCACGCACGCGGCGGCCTGGTGGCCGTGGCCACCGACCTGCTGGCCCTGACCCTGCTGGCCGCCCCGGGCGAATGGGGCGCGGACATCGTGGTCGGCAACAGCCAGCGTTTCGGCGTGCCGTTCGGCTTCGGTGGCCCGCACGCCGCCTTCATGGCGTGCCGTGACGCCTACAAGCGCTCGATGCCGGGCCGCCTGATCGGCGTCTCGATCGACGCGCAGGGCAACCCGGCCTACCGCCTGACCCTGCAGACCCGCGAGCAGCACATCCGCCGCGAGAAGGCCACCTCCAACATCTGTACTGCACAGGTGCTGCTGGCGGTGATGGCCTCGATGTACGCCGTCTACCACGGCCCGGAAGGCCTGACCCGCATTGCCCGCCGGACCCATCGCCTGGCCTCGATCCTGGCCGCAGCGCTGCGCAATGCAGGCGTGCAGGTCGGTGGCGACTTCTTCGACACCCTGCATGTCACCGGCGTGCACGCCGATGAGATCCACGCCAAGGCCCGCGCCGCCGGCTACAACCTGCGCGCGATCGACAGCGACTCGGTCGGCATCAGCCTGGACGAGACCACTACCCGCGCCGACATC includes the following:
- a CDS encoding multidrug effflux MFS transporter, which produces MTAAVAPSTRRMALLLAGLAMFGPFSIDTIFPAFPQLAQRLAVDEVAVQQTISVYLLFYGLMSLAHGPLSDAWGRKRVILGGLVVFVGASVGCALSTDLTTLLGFRALQGLSAGVGMIVGRAVIRDLYHGHDAQRLMSQVSMLFGIAPAIAPIIGGWILLSGAGWPLIFWFLVVFGLVLLAATARYLPETHPVEARVPLSPRTLMRDYLRIGFNPRFLRLALAGSIGFGGIFLYISSAPVFVMQHLHLGEGGFAWLFIPTIGGMTTGSYLSGRMAGHTTPTRQVAIGFGLCALSVLLNVGYVALAPQFVLPWAVLPIFLGGMGMALIFPILALAVLDMYPHQRGLASSLQAFVQLMISTVVAGVVSPLLSASPLHLALGQAAFFGAGFVFWYWEHQRERAAQAVCTGH